A portion of the Edaphobacter bradus genome contains these proteins:
- the rpoC gene encoding DNA-directed RNA polymerase subunit beta' has translation MFRSSPFELTGPIADFDAIKIQLASPEKIRSWSHGEVTKPETINYRTFKPERDGLFCARIFGPITDWECLCGKYKRMKHRGVICDKCGVEVTLSKVRRERLGHIELASPCSHVWFFKGLPSRIGHLLDISLRELEAVLYFESYVVVDPGDAPVKEREVIKDENRFRELDQQYRPTGFKAMMGAEAIKELLKRVDVAELAIELRERMKAEASLQKKLKYSKRLKIVEAFRKSDNKPEWMILDVIPVIPPELRPLVPLDGGRFATSDLNDLYRRVINRNNRLKKLMDLHAPEVIVRNEKRMLQEAVDALFDNGRRGRVLRGANNRPLKSLSDTLKGKQGRFRQNLLGKRVDYSGRSVIVVGPELKLHQCGLPKKMALELFKPFIYHRLEQTGHCTTIKQAKEMVELQEPIVWDILEEVIKDHPVLLNRAPTLHRLGIQAFEPVLVEGKAIKIHPLVCTAFNADFDGDQMAVHIPLSPEAQIEASVLMLASHNILSPASGQPITVPTQDLVLGLYYLTKAKVNAKGEGRVFANIEEVLMALEAGQVETLTPIRLRHTGPVLDMTTAYDDQDITHTEPVEFNKQYINTTVGRAILNDALPEGMPYINGLLKKKGIGQLVNYCYLNLGLETTVKTLDRIKDLGFRYATKSGLSVGLDDMVIPESKYTVVGDAEKQVINVQQQYLDGAITNGERNNKVIQMWSAVTEKVADEMFNNMKRADKEGAMNPIYIMADSGARGSKQQIRQLSGMRGLMAKPSGEIIETPITANFREGLTVLQYFISTHGARKGLADTALKTADSGYLTRRLVDVAQDVIISQNDCGTVEGIYVTPIIEAGETIEPLRDRIIGRVSLEKLKDYEGKTIVDINQEIDEDLASAIQAAGIERVKIRSVLTCESKRGVCILCYGRNLGSGKMVEMGEAVGVIAAQSIGEPGTQLTMRTFHIGGTASRVSDASHIEAKNAGTVRFINLVTVRAKSGDLVAMNRNGSVAIVDEKGREKERYAIVYGAKLKVEDGSTVALGDKLGEWDPYTFSLLTEIAGTVQFKDLQEGVTLNEEIDEVTGLSRLVVTDSPDEKRQPTIVIKSATGNKRYLMPSRAHLMLADGDEVSPGDILAKIPRETTRTKDITGGLPRVVELFEARKPRDPAIISKIDGVVRFGEVSKGQRKVYVTADNGQEEEYSVPRGVYINVQEGERLRAGDALIDGPRNPHDILEVLGERALQQYLVNEIQEVYRLQGVAISDKHIETIVRQMLRWVKIEEVGDTNFLIDQQTDRFRFNAENQRVLMTGGRPAIGRSLLLGITKASLSTDSFISAASFQETTRVLTEASINGSMDTLRGLKENVIVGRLIPAGTGMEYYRNVQLSPELEEAAAQVQAEVQEAHDAEERELEAMRMEGEQEEMAAE, from the coding sequence ATGTTCCGCTCCAGCCCATTTGAACTGACCGGCCCTATCGCCGACTTCGACGCGATCAAGATTCAGCTCGCCAGCCCGGAGAAGATCCGCAGCTGGTCGCACGGCGAAGTCACCAAGCCCGAGACCATCAACTACCGCACGTTCAAGCCCGAACGCGACGGCCTTTTCTGCGCCCGCATCTTCGGCCCCATCACCGACTGGGAATGCCTCTGCGGCAAGTACAAGCGCATGAAGCATCGCGGAGTCATCTGCGACAAGTGCGGCGTCGAAGTCACACTGTCGAAGGTCCGCCGTGAGCGCCTCGGTCACATTGAGCTCGCCAGCCCCTGCTCGCACGTGTGGTTCTTCAAGGGCCTGCCGTCGCGCATCGGCCACCTGCTGGATATCTCGCTGCGCGAGCTTGAGGCAGTGCTCTACTTCGAGTCGTATGTCGTGGTCGATCCAGGCGACGCTCCGGTGAAGGAGCGCGAGGTCATCAAGGACGAGAACCGCTTCCGAGAGCTCGACCAGCAGTACCGCCCCACGGGCTTCAAGGCCATGATGGGCGCCGAAGCCATCAAGGAGCTGCTCAAGCGCGTCGATGTCGCCGAGCTGGCGATCGAGCTGCGCGAGCGCATGAAAGCCGAGGCCTCGCTGCAGAAGAAGCTCAAGTATTCGAAGCGCCTCAAGATCGTTGAGGCCTTCCGCAAGTCCGACAACAAGCCGGAGTGGATGATCCTCGACGTGATTCCGGTCATTCCGCCTGAGCTTCGCCCGCTGGTTCCTCTGGACGGCGGCCGCTTTGCTACGTCGGACCTGAACGATCTATACCGCCGCGTGATCAATCGCAACAACCGCCTCAAGAAGCTCATGGACCTTCATGCGCCTGAGGTCATCGTGCGCAACGAAAAGCGCATGCTGCAGGAGGCCGTCGATGCGCTGTTCGACAACGGTCGCCGTGGCCGCGTGCTGCGCGGTGCGAACAACCGTCCGCTGAAGTCCCTTTCCGACACGCTGAAGGGCAAGCAGGGACGCTTCCGCCAGAACCTGCTCGGCAAGCGTGTGGACTACTCCGGCCGCTCGGTGATCGTCGTTGGACCTGAGCTGAAGCTGCACCAGTGCGGTCTTCCCAAGAAGATGGCGCTCGAGCTCTTCAAGCCGTTCATCTATCACCGGCTCGAGCAGACCGGCCACTGCACGACCATCAAGCAGGCCAAGGAGATGGTGGAGCTGCAGGAGCCCATCGTGTGGGACATCCTCGAAGAGGTCATCAAGGACCACCCGGTGCTGCTGAACCGCGCTCCGACACTGCACCGCCTCGGCATCCAGGCCTTTGAGCCTGTGCTCGTCGAAGGCAAGGCGATCAAGATTCATCCGCTCGTCTGCACCGCCTTCAACGCGGACTTCGACGGCGACCAGATGGCCGTGCACATCCCGCTCTCGCCTGAGGCGCAGATCGAAGCCAGCGTGCTGATGCTCGCCTCGCACAACATCCTCTCGCCCGCGAGCGGCCAGCCAATCACGGTGCCGACGCAGGACCTCGTGCTCGGCCTCTACTACCTCACCAAGGCGAAGGTCAACGCCAAGGGCGAAGGCCGCGTCTTCGCCAATATCGAAGAGGTGCTGATGGCGCTCGAAGCAGGCCAGGTCGAGACGCTGACGCCTATCCGTCTGCGCCACACCGGCCCTGTCCTCGACATGACCACGGCGTACGACGATCAGGACATCACGCACACCGAGCCGGTCGAGTTCAACAAGCAGTACATCAACACCACGGTCGGCCGCGCCATCCTCAACGATGCGCTTCCCGAGGGCATGCCGTACATCAACGGCCTGCTCAAGAAGAAGGGAATCGGCCAGCTCGTCAACTACTGCTACCTCAACCTCGGCCTCGAGACCACCGTCAAGACCCTCGACAGGATCAAGGACCTCGGCTTCCGTTACGCCACCAAGTCCGGCCTCTCCGTCGGCCTCGACGACATGGTCATCCCGGAGTCGAAGTACACCGTCGTCGGTGACGCCGAGAAGCAGGTCATCAACGTCCAGCAGCAGTACCTTGATGGCGCCATCACCAACGGTGAGCGCAACAACAAGGTCATCCAGATGTGGTCTGCCGTGACCGAAAAGGTCGCCGACGAGATGTTCAACAACATGAAGCGCGCCGACAAGGAAGGAGCCATGAACCCGATCTACATCATGGCCGACTCCGGAGCCCGCGGATCCAAACAGCAGATCCGCCAGCTCTCCGGCATGCGTGGTCTGATGGCCAAGCCCTCGGGTGAAATCATCGAGACCCCCATCACGGCGAACTTCCGCGAGGGCCTCACCGTGCTGCAGTACTTCATCTCGACGCACGGCGCTCGTAAGGGTCTGGCCGATACCGCACTCAAAACCGCGGACTCGGGCTACCTCACCCGCCGCCTCGTAGACGTCGCGCAGGATGTCATCATCTCGCAAAACGACTGCGGCACCGTCGAGGGCATCTACGTCACGCCGATCATCGAAGCTGGCGAGACCATCGAGCCCCTGCGCGACCGCATCATTGGCCGCGTTTCGCTCGAGAAGCTCAAGGACTACGAAGGCAAGACCATCGTCGATATCAATCAGGAGATCGACGAAGACCTCGCCAGCGCAATCCAGGCTGCCGGTATCGAGCGGGTGAAGATCCGCTCCGTGCTGACCTGCGAGTCCAAGCGCGGCGTCTGCATCCTCTGCTACGGCCGCAACCTCGGCTCGGGCAAGATGGTGGAGATGGGCGAGGCCGTCGGCGTCATCGCGGCGCAATCCATCGGCGAGCCCGGCACGCAGCTCACGATGCGTACCTTCCACATCGGCGGAACGGCATCGCGCGTCTCCGACGCCTCGCACATCGAGGCCAAGAACGCCGGTACCGTGCGCTTCATCAACCTGGTCACCGTGCGCGCTAAGTCGGGCGACCTGGTCGCGATGAACCGCAACGGCTCGGTCGCCATCGTCGACGAGAAGGGCCGCGAGAAGGAGCGCTACGCGATCGTCTACGGCGCCAAGCTGAAGGTTGAGGACGGCTCTACCGTCGCCCTTGGCGACAAGCTCGGCGAGTGGGATCCTTACACGTTCTCGCTGCTGACGGAGATCGCCGGCACGGTCCAGTTCAAGGACCTGCAGGAGGGCGTCACGCTGAACGAAGAGATCGACGAGGTCACTGGCCTCTCGCGTCTCGTCGTCACCGATTCGCCCGACGAGAAGCGTCAGCCGACCATCGTCATCAAGTCGGCTACCGGCAACAAGCGGTACCTGATGCCGAGCCGCGCTCACCTTATGCTGGCCGACGGCGACGAGGTATCCCCCGGCGACATCCTTGCCAAGATCCCGCGCGAAACCACGCGCACCAAGGACATCACCGGTGGTCTGCCGCGAGTTGTCGAGTTGTTCGAGGCCCGCAAGCCGCGCGACCCGGCAATCATCTCGAAGATCGACGGCGTCGTTCGCTTCGGCGAGGTCTCCAAGGGCCAGCGCAAGGTCTACGTCACCGCCGACAACGGTCAGGAAGAGGAGTACAGCGTACCGCGTGGTGTGTACATCAACGTGCAGGAAGGTGAACGCCTCCGCGCCGGTGATGCGCTCATCGACGGTCCGCGCAACCCGCACGACATTCTGGAAGTCCTCGGCGAGCGTGCACTGCAGCAGTACCTCGTCAACGAGATCCAGGAGGTCTACCGGTTGCAGGGCGTGGCCATCTCGGACAAGCACATCGAGACCATCGTCCGGCAGATGCTCCGCTGGGTGAAGATCGAGGAGGTCGGCGATACCAACTTCCTCATCGACCAGCAGACGGACCGCTTCCGCTTCAACGCGGAGAACCAGCGCGTCCTGATGACGGGCGGACGTCCGGCGATTGGCCGCTCGCTTCTGCTCGGCATCACCAAGGCGTCGCTCTCGACCGACTCCTTCATCTCGGCAGCCTCCTTCCAGGAGACCACCCGCGTCCTCACCGAAGCCTCGATCAACGGCTCGATGGATACGCTGCGCGGCCTCAAGGAGAACGTCATCGTCGGCCGCCTCATCCCCGCCGGCACTGGCATGGAGTACTACCGCAACGTCCAGCTCTCACCGGAGCTCGAAGAAGCGGCAGCCCAGGTCCAGGCCGAGGTCCAGGAAGCGCACGACGCCGAAGAGCGCGAGCTCGAAGCCATGCGCATGGAAGGCGAACAGGAAGAAATGGCCGCCGAATAA
- a CDS encoding DUF417 family protein yields MIEPTSAEASGDGVRGSQANTGNKLQAKSVLTKIAAFVADRNIAFLVCSIGMIVMLLWAGKFKMTAPGAEGIIPLVSNSPLTSLQLKVFGPYVLGDMIGATEWTAAILLIIGYFRPKAGIVGGIILVGMFFTTSSMLITTPDDTIVVHGIHYMNNLGLFLFKDIISFGVAFYLISYYGRKAIMAENRR; encoded by the coding sequence ATGATTGAACCTACATCCGCTGAGGCGTCGGGCGATGGTGTGCGCGGATCTCAAGCGAACACAGGTAACAAACTGCAGGCGAAGAGTGTTCTAACAAAGATTGCAGCGTTTGTTGCAGATCGAAATATCGCTTTCCTTGTTTGCAGCATTGGAATGATCGTGATGTTGCTGTGGGCAGGCAAGTTCAAAATGACGGCACCCGGAGCAGAGGGCATCATCCCGCTCGTCAGTAACAGCCCACTTACCAGTTTGCAACTCAAGGTCTTTGGACCATATGTTCTGGGGGATATGATCGGGGCCACTGAATGGACAGCGGCAATCCTACTGATCATTGGCTACTTTAGACCTAAAGCAGGCATTGTGGGCGGGATCATTCTAGTCGGCATGTTCTTCACCACAAGCTCCATGTTGATCACGACTCCGGATGACACCATCGTGGTTCACGGCATCCATTACATGAACAATCTCGGCCTGTTTCTCTTCAAGGACATTATCTCTTTCGGAGTTGCGTTCTATCTGATCAGCTACTATGGCCGAAAAGCGATCATGGCTGAGAATCGCAGATGA
- the thpR gene encoding RNA 2',3'-cyclic phosphodiesterase, protein MRLFVGLPVPAELAKNLARLARAIAIPKARWTAPENLHLTLVFLGEVAEDRLASIERELAGLEFTPFQIKLTSLGNFPRVGVLFAEVEPAPRLLHLQAQVVERMARCGFAPEERPYHPHITLARFRSPLRFNRGQSALPSQMRRTFSVETVNLYRSDLGPGGSRYTVLSQKMADSGSARSDIR, encoded by the coding sequence ATGCGCCTGTTCGTTGGCTTGCCCGTCCCAGCCGAATTAGCTAAGAACCTCGCCCGGCTCGCGCGAGCGATAGCGATACCAAAGGCTCGCTGGACTGCGCCGGAGAACCTTCACCTCACGCTTGTCTTTCTCGGCGAGGTCGCTGAAGACAGGCTTGCCTCTATTGAGCGTGAGTTGGCTGGGCTGGAGTTCACGCCCTTCCAGATAAAGCTGACCAGCCTGGGCAATTTCCCGCGGGTCGGCGTTCTCTTCGCCGAGGTCGAACCCGCCCCGAGGCTTCTCCATCTTCAGGCGCAGGTCGTCGAGCGCATGGCTCGCTGCGGCTTTGCTCCGGAGGAGCGCCCGTACCATCCGCACATCACGCTCGCGCGCTTTCGCTCACCGCTGCGGTTCAATAGGGGCCAGAGCGCGCTCCCGTCGCAGATGCGGCGCACCTTCAGCGTGGAGACTGTCAATCTTTACCGCAGCGACTTAGGCCCGGGCGGCTCGCGCTATACAGTTCTCAGCCAGAAGATGGCAGACAGCGGTTCAGCGCGAAGCGACATTCGCTAA
- a CDS encoding energy transducer TonB translates to MRRFLAAALALSPALLHAQANSPAQPQTSATVLESKLTAPAEITGAAETAATAPVRVTTGVTAPRLIHTVAISSSSESLAFRSGIDRQAVVSLLVDEKGVPSNPKIVLSAGADIDNNVLEAVKQYRFQPGSLNHHPTAVPVNLHITIQNGLQ, encoded by the coding sequence ATGCGCAGATTTCTTGCAGCCGCCCTTGCCCTTTCCCCCGCCTTGCTTCATGCCCAGGCAAATTCGCCTGCTCAACCCCAGACTTCTGCTACGGTTCTCGAATCCAAGCTGACAGCGCCTGCAGAGATCACCGGCGCAGCTGAGACCGCTGCAACGGCCCCCGTTCGCGTCACCACCGGTGTTACCGCACCTAGGCTGATCCACACCGTTGCCATTTCGTCGTCCAGTGAAAGCCTGGCTTTCCGCAGCGGAATCGACCGGCAGGCCGTCGTCTCGTTGCTCGTCGACGAGAAGGGCGTTCCTTCGAACCCGAAGATCGTTCTCTCGGCCGGCGCGGACATCGACAACAACGTTCTCGAAGCAGTGAAGCAGTACCGCTTTCAGCCTGGCTCCTTGAACCATCATCCCACAGCCGTTCCCGTAAATCTCCATATCACGATTCAGAACGGACTTCAGTAG
- a CDS encoding ROK family protein yields the protein MKILIIDIGGTHVKVASTDQRVPVKILSGPTMTAADMAREVLAVTKSWDYDCISIGYPGPVFHDHPLAEPHNLAPGWIDFPYQKTFGKPIRFINDAAMQALGGYRGGRMLFLGVGTGLGSAMIVDGNVIPLELAHLPYRKGRTYEEYIGLEGLERRGKKLWRESVLDIIDLLKAALICDSVLLGGGNAKLMKGLPHHVILGSNSNAIEGGLRLWQNADELKVLFQPEEPQAAGSKKKARSKR from the coding sequence ATGAAAATTCTCATCATCGATATCGGCGGCACTCACGTTAAGGTTGCCTCCACCGATCAGCGGGTTCCCGTCAAGATTCTCTCAGGCCCAACGATGACAGCCGCGGACATGGCCCGGGAGGTACTTGCGGTAACGAAGAGCTGGGATTACGACTGCATCTCGATCGGCTATCCGGGACCGGTCTTCCACGATCACCCTCTTGCTGAGCCTCACAACCTCGCTCCCGGCTGGATTGACTTTCCTTATCAGAAGACCTTTGGCAAGCCCATCCGCTTCATCAACGATGCGGCGATGCAGGCGCTCGGCGGCTACCGGGGAGGCCGCATGCTCTTTCTCGGCGTCGGCACCGGCCTCGGCTCCGCGATGATCGTTGACGGCAACGTCATTCCTCTCGAACTGGCGCACTTGCCCTACAGGAAAGGTCGTACCTATGAAGAGTACATTGGCCTCGAAGGCCTGGAGCGCCGCGGCAAGAAGCTGTGGCGAGAGTCTGTTCTGGACATCATTGATCTCTTGAAGGCTGCGCTGATCTGCGATTCTGTGCTGCTGGGCGGCGGCAACGCCAAGTTGATGAAGGGGCTTCCGCACCACGTCATTCTCGGTTCGAACAGCAACGCCATCGAAGGAGGTCTCCGATTGTGGCAGAACGCCGACGAGCTGAAGGTGCTCTTCCAGCCGGAGGAGCCGCAGGCAGCTGGTTCGAAGAAGAAGGCGCGCAGCAAGCGCTGA
- a CDS encoding sensor domain-containing protein yields MNHGPQLVALIAVVMAVVGVGAALWALWHEHDRNIELRSAQQAQLKFLAAAEASLDAFSILESVRNSAGEIVDFRIQYVNANSETLTGRPRTALVGQLLSAVTPFPPEPGIFGKCCEVVRTGAPLNEEFPVPPGSLHASWVRFQVIKLGDGVAITCSDVSAQKVTQERYEHLVEFTDSVFQNAPFSIIATDTEGTITAMNAAAEKLTGYSREDLVGKAPLTLLHDEKELAALAAGGDRMDTPEQTGFGALTAGAAAGEMDEKECTLIRGDGTQAPISLAMRAVTSDTGEVTGFVGIAIDITERRQMMSYVTHLATHDQLTGLLGRSLLRDKTVEAVERARRYGTKVAVFMIDLDQFKRINDSLGHSSGDYILVETANRLRRSVRSTDIVSRVGGDEFIVVMPDITSVADVEQCAANLVAKLAPEIEVESHLVNVTASVGVCIYPDFAPDAKHLLKRADSAMYAAKENGRNQHQIFSEDMLKVTADRLSMEHGLRHALANGELHLRYQPQVSLSTGMVTGMEALLRWDHPKLGSVPPSQFIPLAEETGLIVPIGEWAIITACREGKALQDELGSDMTVSINLSPRQFQQRNLVQVIEHALVASGLSARSLEVEITESMLMVNSGDNLDKLQKIRELGVRISIDDFGTGFSSFSYLLQYQVDRLKIDQSFVKQTGTDPNAAAVVRTIIAMSHGLAIRVVAEGVETDEQLRFLQRRKCDEAQGNFIAGPVPAKDFIAAVRECGSISLLQSVAL; encoded by the coding sequence ATGAATCATGGTCCTCAACTCGTTGCACTGATCGCCGTTGTCATGGCGGTCGTGGGAGTCGGCGCGGCCCTGTGGGCGCTGTGGCACGAGCATGACCGAAATATAGAACTCCGCAGCGCCCAGCAGGCGCAGTTGAAGTTTCTGGCCGCCGCCGAGGCCAGCCTGGATGCCTTCTCGATCCTGGAGTCAGTGCGCAACAGCGCCGGCGAGATCGTTGACTTTCGGATCCAGTACGTCAACGCAAACTCAGAGACTCTGACCGGGAGACCCCGCACGGCCCTCGTGGGCCAGCTGCTGTCCGCGGTGACACCCTTCCCACCGGAGCCCGGTATCTTTGGCAAGTGTTGCGAGGTTGTGCGCACAGGCGCACCTCTCAACGAAGAGTTCCCTGTCCCGCCGGGGAGCCTGCATGCCAGCTGGGTGCGGTTCCAGGTGATCAAGCTAGGAGATGGAGTGGCGATTACCTGTAGCGACGTCAGCGCACAGAAAGTGACCCAGGAACGCTACGAACACCTGGTCGAGTTTACCGACTCGGTCTTCCAGAACGCTCCCTTCAGCATCATCGCCACTGATACAGAGGGTACGATCACCGCAATGAACGCCGCTGCGGAGAAGCTCACGGGCTACAGCCGCGAGGACCTTGTCGGCAAAGCCCCGCTGACGCTCCTGCACGACGAGAAGGAACTGGCCGCGTTGGCCGCAGGCGGCGACCGGATGGACACGCCCGAGCAGACAGGGTTTGGGGCTCTGACTGCGGGCGCGGCCGCAGGTGAGATGGACGAGAAGGAGTGCACGCTGATCCGCGGCGACGGAACCCAGGCGCCGATCAGCCTCGCGATGCGTGCTGTGACCTCCGATACAGGCGAGGTTACCGGCTTTGTCGGAATCGCCATCGACATCACCGAGCGGCGCCAGATGATGAGCTACGTGACACACCTGGCGACGCACGATCAGCTGACAGGGCTCCTGGGACGCTCTCTGCTGCGCGACAAGACGGTGGAGGCCGTGGAACGGGCGCGGCGCTATGGGACCAAGGTCGCAGTATTCATGATCGATCTTGACCAGTTCAAACGGATCAACGACTCGCTCGGTCACTCGTCAGGCGACTACATTCTGGTCGAAACAGCCAACCGGCTGCGACGTTCCGTGCGCAGCACCGACATTGTGTCGCGGGTGGGAGGGGACGAGTTTATCGTCGTCATGCCCGACATCACCAGCGTCGCGGACGTGGAACAGTGCGCAGCCAACCTCGTCGCGAAGCTTGCGCCGGAGATTGAGGTTGAGAGCCACCTGGTGAATGTCACCGCAAGCGTCGGCGTCTGTATCTACCCTGACTTCGCGCCCGACGCGAAGCATCTTTTGAAACGCGCCGACTCGGCCATGTATGCGGCCAAGGAGAATGGGCGCAATCAGCACCAGATCTTCAGCGAAGACATGCTGAAGGTGACTGCCGACCGGCTCTCGATGGAGCATGGACTCCGGCACGCGCTGGCAAACGGCGAGCTTCATCTTCGCTACCAGCCGCAGGTCTCGCTGTCGACCGGAATGGTGACTGGCATGGAGGCGCTCCTGCGCTGGGACCATCCCAAGCTGGGATCGGTTCCGCCGTCGCAGTTCATCCCCCTGGCCGAGGAGACGGGCCTGATCGTGCCGATCGGCGAGTGGGCCATCATAACGGCGTGCCGCGAGGGCAAGGCGCTCCAGGACGAGCTGGGCTCCGATATGACGGTGTCGATCAATCTGTCGCCGCGTCAGTTCCAGCAGAGAAACCTGGTGCAGGTTATCGAGCACGCACTGGTCGCGAGCGGGCTCTCGGCTCGGAGCCTCGAGGTCGAGATCACCGAGAGCATGTTGATGGTGAACTCCGGAGACAATCTGGACAAGTTGCAGAAGATTCGCGAATTGGGCGTGCGAATCTCGATCGATGACTTCGGCACCGGTTTCTCCAGCTTCTCCTACCTGCTGCAGTATCAGGTCGACCGGTTGAAGATCGACCAGAGCTTCGTGAAACAGACCGGCACCGACCCGAACGCAGCCGCAGTGGTAAGGACGATCATAGCGATGTCGCACGGGCTGGCTATTCGCGTGGTGGCGGAAGGCGTCGAGACCGACGAGCAGTTGCGCTTCCTGCAGCGCAGGAAGTGCGATGAGGCACAGGGAAATTTCATCGCCGGGCCGGTACCCGCCAAGGACTTCATCGCTGCGGTCCGCGAGTGCGGCAGCATCAGTCTCTTGCAGAGCGTCGCTCTCTAA
- a CDS encoding alpha/beta hydrolase, with amino-acid sequence MPAARAEVVPPAKVVKPPTGFSRTVVLWPRGAPGALGTGEGDIPRLYVYPATGEGLHSAVIVLPGGGYSNLSTEKEGAEEARWLNQRGVTAFVLVYRLGPRYGFPLPMWDGARAIRYVRSQAAELGIDKHKIGVWGFSAGGHLAAYLATTHDAGEKNAADPIERESDRPDFAILSYARLSMDPAIPRRTSLEALIGTHPTSKLIDAVNLEQHVTKDTSPCFLFSTTGDQTVNSMNSTAFYDALKRAGVPAELHIFERGEHGLGMAQGLAHLPELAIYPTLVENWMQIHGWMQEDAADHHTEESREARSLDGSKREGAQGKDRLKGINKGEGFAGKPL; translated from the coding sequence TTGCCGGCTGCCCGCGCGGAGGTTGTGCCGCCGGCGAAAGTGGTCAAGCCGCCAACGGGATTCTCGCGTACCGTGGTTCTGTGGCCCAGGGGAGCGCCGGGCGCGCTGGGGACTGGCGAAGGCGACATTCCCAGACTCTATGTCTATCCGGCAACCGGCGAAGGACTGCACTCCGCCGTCATCGTTCTGCCCGGGGGCGGCTACAGCAATCTCTCCACCGAGAAGGAGGGCGCGGAGGAGGCTCGATGGCTGAACCAGCGAGGCGTGACCGCGTTCGTGTTGGTCTACCGGCTCGGCCCGCGTTATGGATTTCCGCTGCCGATGTGGGATGGCGCTCGGGCCATTCGGTATGTGCGGAGTCAGGCGGCGGAGCTTGGCATCGATAAACACAAGATCGGGGTCTGGGGATTCTCAGCGGGCGGCCACTTGGCGGCATATCTGGCAACAACCCACGACGCCGGAGAGAAGAACGCCGCCGACCCGATCGAGCGCGAGAGCGACCGGCCGGACTTCGCGATCCTGTCGTATGCCCGGCTGAGCATGGACCCTGCGATTCCTCGCAGGACGAGCCTGGAGGCGCTGATTGGCACGCATCCCACGTCGAAGCTGATCGATGCCGTCAACCTGGAGCAGCATGTGACGAAGGACACCTCACCGTGCTTTCTCTTCTCGACGACGGGCGACCAGACCGTGAACTCCATGAACTCGACGGCCTTCTACGACGCGCTGAAGCGTGCTGGCGTGCCGGCGGAGTTGCACATCTTTGAGCGCGGAGAGCATGGCTTGGGAATGGCGCAGGGGCTTGCGCATCTGCCCGAGTTAGCGATTTACCCGACGCTGGTTGAAAACTGGATGCAGATTCACGGTTGGATGCAAGAGGACGCAGCGGATCACCACACAGAGGAGTCGCGGGAAGCGAGATCGCTCGACGGATCGAAGCGGGAAGGAGCCCAGGGAAAGGATCGACTCAAAGGAATAAACAAAGGGGAGGGCTTTGCCGGAAAACCCCTTTGA